From one Cynocephalus volans isolate mCynVol1 chromosome X, mCynVol1.pri, whole genome shotgun sequence genomic stretch:
- the LOC134368370 gene encoding melanoma-associated antigen 8-like, with protein sequence MPYCDKSQLCELEEDLRAQREAPALVGAQVPGDEEDMEVFFFTPSSSSSNSSASTSPLIPGTPEDVPTAGTPSPPQSPQGGCSSPTATVSPPWSQASESPSIQEEEGPSSSQDVGFPEYLLQGAPQEMMYDLLNLLLLKYRKKEPITKEEMLNGILKNYEDQFPAIFSKVSKYMEIVYGIAVKEVDPASHSYILSTSLGLTYDGMQSDDQSVPKTGLLIITLGLVFMEGDCTSEKSMWYVLGVLGLCPGREHPIYGEPRKLITEDWVQENYLEYRQVPNSDPVCYRFLWGPRAHAETSKMEVLEHLAQFNITFPSLFPHLYQMALRDEEESAQAGIATTNGTSATASTSSSGTP encoded by the coding sequence CTCTGCGAGCTTGAGGAAGACCTTCGGGCCCAAAGAGAGGCACCAGCCCTGGTGGGTGCGCAGGTTCCTGGTGATGAGGAAGACATGGAGGTGTTCTTCTTCAccccctcttcttcttcctccaactcctctgcctccacctctccTCTGATCCCAGGCACCCCGGAGGACGTACCTACTGCTGGAACACCAAGTCCTCCCCAGAGTCCTCAGGGTGGCTGCTCATCCCCCACGGCCACTGTTTCCCCTCCATGGAGCCAGGCAAGCGAGAGCCCCAGCATCCAAGAAGAGGAGGGCCCGAGCAGCTCACAGGATGTGGGATTCCCTGAGTACTTGCTCCAGGGTGCACCACAGGAGATGATGTATGATTTGCTTAATCTCCTGCTCCTCAAGTATCGAAAGAAGGAGCcgatcacaaaggaagaaatgctgaATGGAATCCTCAAAAATTACGAGGACCAATTCCCTGCCATCTTCAGCAAAGTCTCTAAGTACATGGAGATTGTCTATGGCATTGCAGTGAAGGAAGTGGACCCTGCCAGCCACTCCTACATCCTcagcacctccctgggcctcacctACGATGGGATGCAGAGCGATGACCAGAGCGTGCCCAAGACCGGCCTCCTGATTATCACCCTGGGCTTGGTCTTCATGGAGGGCGACTGCACCTCTGAGAAGAGCATGTGGTATGTGCTGGGTGTGCTGGGGTTGTGTCCTGGGAGGGAGCACCCCATCTAtggagagcccaggaagctcatcacCGAAGACTGGGTGCAGGAAAACTACCTGGAGTACCGGCAGGTGCCCAACAGTGATCCTGTGTGCTATCGGTTCCTGTGGGGCCCACGTGCCCACGCTGAAACCAGCAAGATGGAAGTTCTGGAGCATTTGGCCCAGTTCAATATTACTTTCCCCAGTTTATTCCCACACTTGTATCAGATGGCtttgagagatgaggaagaaagCGCCCAGGCCGGAATTGCCACCACAAATGGCACTTCTGCCACGGCCAGTACCAGTTCTAGTGGCACACCTTGA